The sequence TCGCTTAAATCGAAAAGCGAACCTCAATGTTCTAATTAAACGTAATCTAAAGCCCGGTTTAAAATGGGCAAAAAAAGTGAAAGCTGATGCGATGCATCCGCCGTTTTACATGAAAAATAAAGCTGAGGCGTGGGAAACACTTTATAAAACCCGTTATTGGACGATTAACAAAGTCGAGGATATGCGTGAGTGTTTTGCAAATCCAAATGTAACAGGCTTTATGACGGATTTTCCTGCGTTAGCAGCAGAAATTAAAGAAGAGATGGAAAGGGCGGAAACAGATGTCTAAACGTCCCGTTGTGGCCTTAATTGGCCCAACAGCTGTTGGGAAAACCGCTTTAAGTTTACATTTAGCGCAACGATTTGGATCTGAAATCATCAGTGGTGATTCGATGCAAATCTATCGTGAGATGAATATTGGTACGGCGAAAGCAAGCGCAGCTGAGCAAAAACAAGTACGTCACCATATGATTGATATCGTTGATCCGACGACGAACTTTGATGTCTCGCAGTTTGTGCAGACAGCACGTCAAGAAATTGATGCCATGCCAATTACTGCTGTCCCCTTAATTGTTGGTGGCACTGGATTATACATTCAATCCGTGTTATTCGATTTTAAATTAGGACAAGCACCTGATAACCCAATTGTAAGAGCTAAATACGAACAACTGTTATCGGAACAAGGAAAAGTAGCGTTATTTGCTGAATTAGAAGCAAACGATCCTGTTTCCGCAACGTTGATTCACCCCAATAATACGCGTCGTGTGATTCGTGCGCTTGAGGTGACTGAGGTAACAGGTATTCCTTTTTCTCAACAACAACCAGAACCGCCCCAAGCACATTACCCACATTTAATTATTGGTCTTAATACAGAACGAGAGCGATTGTATGAGCGTATTAATCAACGTGTGGACCAAATGATGAGCGAAGGTCTTGTTGCTGAAGTAAAGGCCTTACAGAGTAAACTAACAGCTACAACCGCCTATCAAGCAATTGGTTACAAGGAAATTTTAGACTACTTGGACGGACGCTGTTCATACGAAGCTGCCGTCGATTTAATCAAGCAACGGTCGCGTCATTATGCCAAACGACAATTAACGTGGTTCAATAATCGGATGAACGTTTCTTGGCTTGATGCAGAAGATCCTGAATTGCTAGAGAAAGCGACAAAATTAGTAGAAAATTTTATAAATAATACAAAAAAAACTATCTAACTGGGATAGTTTTTTTGTTGCTTAAAAGTTGATTTATCAATGTTTGTTAGCAAATTGGACTATACAAATGTAACAAAAACTAACAAAATAAAGTCATCTGTAAGAATATCTAACATAATGATTGTAATTGAATTTAAAGTCGAGTAAACTTACACTATCATCTTCGTTAAGGTGACAAATTCAAGGTAATGAGGTGATTGGAAGTGGCTAACAGAGAAATTAGACGAACGTTTGCTGTTTTTCCAATTGGTTCCGTCATGAAACTAACAAATTTTAGTGCACGACAAATTCGTTATTATGAGGAGCAACAACTCATCACTCCCGATCGTAATCAAGGCAATCATCGCTTGTTTTCACTAGATGACATTGATCGTTTGCTAGAAATTAGAGATTTTTTAGATGAAGGTTACACTATTGCGGATGTGCGTGATATTTATCGTCGCCGCTTAGAATCTGATAAATCTGACGATGCCAAAACACGTCGTTTATTACGCGAGGAAATTCTAAACTCAGGTCCATTTAGGCAACAGGGGCAAATGCCAGGTAGCACATTTAGACAATAAACTATTTTACCTATTTTAAGGAGGAAGATTAATGAGTTATACGAAAGAGGATTTACTAGCGATTGCAGAAACAGAGCACGTCAAGTTTGTGCGTTTACAGTTCACAGATGTTAACGGTACGATTAAAAATGTTGAGGTGCCAGTTAGTCAACTCGATAAGGCACTTAGCAATAAAATGATGTTCGATGGTTCATCAATCGACGGTTTTACTCGTATTGAAGAAAGTGATATGTTATTATATCCCGATTTTAACACATGGGTGATTTTTCCATGGACGGCAGAAAAAGGCAAAGTAGCACGATTAATTTGTGATGTTTACACACCTAATCTACAACCGTTTACTGGAGATCCTCGTATGAACTTGAAACGTGTTTTAAAAGAAATGGAAGCAGAAGGGTTCACATCATTCAACTTAGGACCTGAACCAGAGTTTTTCTTATTCAAACTTGATGAAAATGGTAAACCCACTTTAGAATTAAATGATAACGCTGGTTACTTTGATTTAGCACCCACTGATTTAGGTGAAAATTGTCGTCGTGATATTGTACTTGAATTAGAAGCAATGGGCTTTGAAATTGAAGCGTCACATCACGAAGTAGCTTCTGGTCAACATGAAATCGACTGGAAATATGCTGATGCAGTTTCGGCGTGTGATAATATCCAAACATTTAAATTAGTTGTTAAAACAATTGCTCGTAAACATGGTTTGCATGCAACATTTATGCCAAAACCTATTTATGGCATTAACGGTTCAGGAATGCATTTCAACATGTCATTATTTAACGAAAAAGGAAATGCCTTTTACGATGAAAATGGCAAAGACGGTTTAAGTGAACTCGCTTATCACTTTATTGCAGGGATTTTACGCCATGCAAAAGGGTATACAGCGGTTACTAACCCAACAGTTAACTCATACAAACGCTTAGTACCTGGCTACGAAGCGCCAAGTTACATCGCATGGTCATCTTCTAACAGAAGTCCACTTGTTCGTATTCCATCGTCACGTGGCTTATCAACACGCGTTGAATTACGTAGCGTTGATCCATCAGCGAACCCATATCTTTCTATGGCAGTTGTATTACGTGCTGGTTTAGATGGTATTAAACGCAAATTAGAAGTACCTGCACCAATCGATCGTAACATTTACAGTATGACAGCAAGTGAACTAGAAGAAAATGGCATTGATCAATTACCAAGTGATCTTAGCCGAGCACTTGAAGCCTTATCAAAAGATCAAACAATCATTGATGGATTAGGTGAGCATATTTATGCCAACTTCCTTGAATTGAAAAACCTTGAATGGGATTCTTATAGAACGACTGTACATGCTTGGGAACAAGAGCAATACCTCGAACTTTATTAATCACCCTAATTAAAGCCCGCCAGACTAATGTTTGGTGGTTTTTTTTTTGCTGACAGCGTTGCGAATTTATTCGCTTACGAAAGCAGTATGGGACGGAGCATTCGAAAGAAAGTGAGTACTATTCATCTGAATTTTTGAAGTTGTATTCTAGAAATACTTTTTCAATGTTCTTAGACTGCGTTTCATTTGTGGAGAAATCAATTTGTTGTCACCAAAAATAAGTGTTTGATAGAATGAATCTTAGCCATTTTTTCACACTTATTTGTAGTTAGTTGTTAACAGGTGATACGAAATGAAAAGGTAAATATAAGTTGTTATTGCTTGAATTCGAGTTATAATTCTCGTACAATATAAATAGAGAGAGGCATGCGTCAACATAGCCCTCAATGTAGAACCGTTTAAAGACGATGGCTAGAATTAAATAGTTATCAAAAAACCATCTAAGACTGGCAAAAGAGTTAGATGGTTATTTTTTGCTGTTTTTGTATAATAACACCAACGCTGCAAATTGAATAACAAGCGCTAATGACTCATATACCGTCATGCTTACCTTTCTAAAAAGGCTTGCCAACAGAACAACATAGGCATCACCTCTTTCTTAATGAGATTTAGCCACCATTTTCACACTTTCCTACATTTAGATGATAACATAAGTCAACAGGTGATGCGAAATGGAAAGGTGAAACTTCGCCAAAAATTGTGAAGTCACACAAGTTTCCTCAGACAGAGTGTTGTTTTATAATTTAGAAATATTTCATGTTAAGATTATTTCTAAAATAATAGTTTTTATCGATCAGGAAAATCATTCTATTTTCAAATATTACCTTGTTGTGGCGGTGTTTTGTTGCTATATTAGAAAAAGGGGTGATTAAATGAATGAAATCGATTATTTAGCAGATGTTATTTCAAAAAATAGTTTTGCTATTGAGATTATAAATGCAGGTGGTAATAGCATCTATGACACTGCACGAAATAAGACGGTAAAGGATATACTCAGTAATGCTCCAATAAATTTTAAGCAACAACGTTTAACAGAAATGTTTGATTTTTTGATTGAGAGCGAATGTATCCTTGTTGCAAACGAGAAACCTTTTAAGAATTCTGGACATGATATATCACAGGAGTTAACAAAAAAATTCCTGAGTTAACTATATAGTAAATGGGTAAGAAATAGAGCTATCCTCGTTAATAGCTCTTAAGATTGTAAAAGCCAGTGAAATTTGTGTTTTTATACAAATTCCACTGGCTTTTTTATTTGATTGAATAATCCTAATTAAGGTAGATTAGATTCGTAAAGTTTAATGTAATCGTCGACAGATTGTCTACTGACGAGTTCTTCAATAAGAGTGTAAGGAATTTTATTGATATTACTAAAACGAATACAACTTTTCCCCATATTTAATTTGGTAGAAACATGGTGTGGATACTCGGCAACAAATCATTCTAATAAAGCAGGGTCTGCATAGAGTCCTAAATGATAGAGTGAAATGTGGTTCTTTTGAACACCTATACTTAAAAAGGGGAGTGGTAATTCAGGGGTAACATGGTAACCTGCTGGATACAATTCCTTTGGAATAACAAATGTAGGCATGTCGTATTGCATAATACAAACAAATCCCTCGGGTAAGGCATTGGTAACTGTTGTTAATAGTCTTTCGTAGGCTGATCGACGTGTTTCATCAATCGCCGCAATATATTCTGAAATAGTCATGTCATCACTCCCTTAGATACCTTTAATTTTAGCATAATGAAAGAATGATAGCTGGAAAATCTTCAGAATATAAAAAGGTAAAATACGCAATTGATGGAAAGGTATTTATAAGACAATAAGATAAACATTAGTGCTAGATACTCATAAGGCATTAATATCTGCATTAATGCTTAATTAAATATAAAGATGCTTATAAGACATGAATCAAATGAAATGGTACTCGCTTGCGCTAAGGATTGGTACTCGCATTCTTCGAAGGCTCCGTCCCATACTGTCCTTGTCCTTGTAAAGCTCATGTCTTCGCAACAATGTCAGCACCCATACTACTCTCGTAAAGCGGATAAATCCGCTACGATATTAGCACTCATACTGTCTTTGTATGCTCATGTCTTTGCTTTGATAACAGTAATTTAAAGAAACTCTTCCTGACAAAAAGCGTCAAAAAGAGTTTTTTCTCCAGCACTTCAAGCCAAAACTTGTGAGATTTCAAAGCTACTCATAGCAATAAAAATAATCGCTAATCATTCTTTTCCAATCTCTTCAGTTCTGAACGGGCTTTAAGGTACTTTTATTTATCTCCAGCACTTCAAGCCAAAACTTGTGAGATTTCAAAGCTACTCATAGCAATAAAAATAATCGCTAATCATTCTTTTCTAATCTCTTCAGTTCTGAACGGGCTTTAAGGTACTTTCAATTTTTCCAGTTTATTCGGAGCTGATCGTTTGGTTTTGCTTTTATTCAGTGATTTTAATTGTTTTGATTTTGATGTCTTTTTCTGGTTTATCATTGGCGCCGACTTCAGTTTCAGCAATTTTATCAACGATGTCTAAACCTTCGATTGTTTGTCCAAATACTGTGTAAGAGCCATCAAGAGAGGGTACGCCTTTTAATTTTTCATACGCTTCTTTAACGCTGTCAGTGTATTGAATTGAATCGTTTTTAATTTGATCCGCTGTTAAAAATTTATTTTGTACGATGTAGAATTGGCTGCCGTTTGTATCTGGGCCAGCATTTGCCATTGCAAGTGCACCACGGAAATGATACAGGTTGTTTGAAATCTCATTTTTGAAAGGTTTTTTCCAGATGCTTTCGCCGCCTGTACCGTCACCTTTAGGATCTCCTGATTGAATCATGAAATTATCGATTACACGGTGGAATAACAAACCATCATAATAACCGTCTTTTGCATGAGTGACGAAGTTTTCAACGGCTTTAGGTGCTTCTTTTGGGAAAAGTTTAATTTTTACAGTACCTTCAGTTGTTTCGATAGTTGCGACAGGTTGGCCTTTTTCAACTTTATCATCTAATTGTACCAATTTTGGTTCAGTTTTTTTCTCTGTTTTTGCTTCGTTATTGCTGTTTTCTTTTTTTGATGTGTCATCTTTAGAACTTGATGAACAGGCGGCTAGCGTAAACATGGCTATCGCAAGTGTAAGTAATAATGCAATTTTTTTCATTTGTAATTCCTCCTTAGGTCAATACTACGATTTTAGCATAATTTAAGGCCATATATAAAGCTAAATCCTTTCTATTTTTTACTATGTCAGGGAATTAGATGAAAGGCTGCGCGGTTCTATCATATTTAAGGGGAATTTGATATAATCATAAGGAGTTAATTATAGAGGAGAGTGACTATGCGTATATTATTTATTGGTGATGTGGTAGGTTCATTAGGACGCGAGATGATTACTACATATTTACCGTTATTGAAACAAAAACATCAACCTAACGTGACAATTATTAATGGTGAGAATGCTGCCAGCGGGCGTGGGATTACAGAGAAGATTTATAAAAAATTCATGACAGATGGCGCACAAATGATTACGATGGGAAACCATACGTGGGATAATCGTGACATTTTTGAATTTATTGATGATGCTAAATGCTTGATTCGTCCGGCTAATTTCCCGGAAGGAACACCTGGTAAAGGTTTAGCTTATGTTCGTTATAACAATGTTGAAGTGGCGGTTATCAATCTACAAGGACGTACTTTCTTAGCAGATTTGGATGACCCCTTCCGTAAAGCGGATGAGTTAATTGCTGAAGCGCGTGAACGTACAGATATGATTTTTGTTGATTTCCATGCTGAAACAACAAGTGAAAAAGAGGCGATGGGCTTTTACCTGGATGGGCGTGTTTCTGCCATTGTAGGTACACATACTCATGTTCAAACAGCAGATGAACGTATTTTACCAAGAGGAACTGCGTACATTACAGACGTTGGGATGACAGGCCCTTATGATGCGTGTCTCGGTATGAATAAAGAGGCAGTCATTAGTCGCTTTTTAACACAAATGCCTACACGTTTTGAAGTGCCAAAAGAAGGGCGTACAACGCTAAGCGGCACATTAGTAGATATTGATCCTAAAACAGGCTTGGCTAAACGTATCGAACGGATTGTAATTAATGAGGATCACCCGTTCCGACCAGAATAGGAGGAATAACATGTATTCTGAAGATGATATTATCAAAAAAACAGCGGAGTTAACAGCTGCAATCCAAAAAACTGAAGAAGTGGCATTTTATCGAGAAGTTGAAAAACAAATTGCGCAAAATCAAAAAATTTCTCAACGTGTGGATCAAATCAAAGCGCTCCAAAAAGAAGTTGTTAATCTTGAACATTATCAAAAGGTGAATGCCGCTAAAGAGATTAATGACCAAATAGATACATTACAAGAATCAATTAATGAATTGCCAATTGTACAACAGTTCCGTCATTCACAAATGGATGTCAACGAGTTGCTCCAATTAATGATGCGTAATATGTCAATCAGTGTGAATGAAGAAATGGAAAAGTCTACTACTAAAGAATAGAAGGAGTCGACATAGATGGCTTATACCCCAATGATTCAGCAATACCTTGCGATTAAAGAACAGCATCAAGACGCCTTTCTTTTTTTCCGACTAGGTGATTTTTATGAAATGTTCTTTGAAGATGCACTTAAAGCATCACAATTATTAGAAATTACGCTCACTGCACGTGATGGTGGAGACCAAGGTAAAATACCAATGTGCGGTGTTCCTTATCATGCCGTACAAGGTTATATCGATCGTTTAGTAGGCAAAGGGCATAAAATTGCAATTTGTGAACAGGTAGAAGATGCAAAACTCGCTAAAGGAATGGTTAAACGCGAAGTTGTGCAAGTTATTTCACAAGGAACATTAATGGAACGTGGCGGCTTGAATGAGAAAGAAAACAACTATTTAGCAGCTGTCGTTGAACATGCATCGCAACAATATGGTTTAGCTTACTGTGATTTATCAACAGGTGAAATGGCCATGACATACTTTGCAGCGGATTCGCAAAAATTAATTGATGAATTAAGTACAATTAATGCAAAAGAAGTAATTATGGCATCTGATACAGATGAAGCATTACTTGAACAATTACGATTGCAACTTAATGTGATGATTTCCCATAATGATGCCTTGAATTGTGCCAAATCACATGCCTCACTTTTGAGCCAAACAATTAATGAAGTTGAACATCAAGCGGTATCGCGTTTGTTGAATTATCTTGATGATACCCAAAAACGTGATTTAACACATCTACAACCTGCGAATCATTATGAATTAAACTTGTTTATGAAAATTGATTTTTATTCGAAGCGTAACCTTGAAATTACCGATTCAATTCGTGGTAAAGGACGTCAAGGAACGTTGTTGTGGTTATTAGATGAAACACAAACCGCAATGGGTGGCCGAATGCTGAAACAATGGTTAGATCGCCCGTTAATTGAACGCTCTCAAATTGAACGACGCCAAGATAACGTGGCTGCGTTGATGACTTATTTCTTTGAACGTCAAGAATTGGCGCAAGCACTGAAACAAGTTTATGATTTAGAACGTTTAAGTGGTCGTGTGGCATATGGTAATGTGAATGCCCGTGATTTAGTGCAATTGCGTCAATCACTGCAACAAATACCCGCAATTAAAGAGTTGTTAGAGTCGATGACAGATGCTAACTTAAAAACATTAGGCCAAAGGTTAAACCCTGTTACTGAATTACGCACACTGCTTGAAGAAGCGGTGGTAGATACACCGCCTATCGCACTCAAAGAAGGTGGCATGATTCGTAATGGCTATAATGCTGATTTAGATGTGTATCAAGATGCGATGCATAATGGTAAATCATGGTTGGCGGCGTTAGAAACACAAGAACGTGAAGCAACCGGGATTAAAAACCTTAAAATTGGTTATAACCGTGTGTTTGGTTATTACATTGAAATTACGCGCTCACATTTAGCGAATGTGCCAGAAGACCGTTATGAACGTAAACAAACCCTTTCAAATGCAGAACGTTTTATCACACCTGAATTGAAAGAGAAAGAACGTATTATTCTAGAAGCGGAAGAAAAAAGCTTAGCATTAGAATATAGCTTGTTCCTTGAGTTACGTGAGGCGGTAAAAGCATATATTGAACCGCTACAAACGTTAGCAAAAGCGATCAGTGAAATTGATGTGCTACAAAGTTTTGCTTCAGTAAGTGAATCACAACAATTCACACGACCGGTTTTCTCGAATAACCGCGAGATGAACATTGTAAATGGTCGTCACCCCGTCGTTGAAAAAGTACTGGGTCATCAAAGTTATGTCGCAAATGACTGTGTGATGCATAATGATCGACAGTTATTGTTGATTACAGGGCCAAACATGTCAGGTAAAAGTACGTACATGCGTCAAATCGCTTTAATTGCGATATTGGCTCAAGTCGGTTGCCAAGTACCTGCCACAGAAGCAGAATTGCCATTATTTGACCAAGTATTTACACGAATTGGTGCAGCCGATGATTTAATTTCAGGCCAAAGTACTTTTATGGTGGAGATGCTTGAAGCGAATAACGCGATTCAAAATGCAACACCGGACAGTTTGATTTTATTTGATGAAATTGGTCGAGGCACGGCAACTTATGACGGAATGGCATTAGCACAGTCAATGATTGAGTATATTGACGAAAATGTGCATGCTAAAACGCTCTTTTCAACACATTATCATGAATTAACAGCTTTATCTGATACGCTGGAACACCTTTTTAATGTACACGTAACTGCGGTAGAAGAAGATGGTAAAGTGGTATTCTTGCATAAGATAGAGGAAGGACCTGCTGATCAAAGTTATGGTATTCATGTGGCACGCTTAGCTCATTTACCTGATGCCTTAATCGAACGCGCCGGTCATATTTTAGAACAACTTGAACAAAAAGAACAGGTGATTATCCAAGCGCCATTAGAACGAAAAACGGCACCACTTCCAACTGTGGCGGTGAAAGAGGTTGTTAAAGAAGAGCAACAGCCGCAACAAACGCTGGAGGAACAACAATTATCTTTCTTTGAGGAGCCAGTTAAGCAACCAGCGCCATCAAAGGCAGAACAAAAAATTATTACACGCTTGAATGCATTGGATTTATTAGCAATGACACCGATGGAAGCAATGATGTCACTCTATGATATTCAAAAAGATTTAAAAGCAAAAAAATAATCCGTATTTCAAACCAGTTTCTGAGAGATCTCAGTGCTGGTTTTTTGTTGTGAACGATTTTGAGTGCGTCTAAAATTGTTTTTATGCTAAAATGGAGGAATAGAAAGAACTGCTTGAAGGGGGAAAGATGATGAATCGCATACAACAATTACCAGATATATTATCCAATCAAATCGCCGCTGGTGAAGTGGTCGAGCGACCGGCTTCTGTCGTAAAAGAATTAGTAGAAAATGCTATCGATGCAGAAGCGACTGTCATTGATATTTTAGTAGAAGAAGCAGGACTTAAAAGCATTGATATTATCGATAACGGTAACGGCATCGCACCTGAAGATGTAACGTTGGCTTTTTCACGTCATGCAACGAGTAAAATAAAAACAAAAGATGATTTATTTCGCATCGCTTCGTTAGGTTTCCGTGGTGAGGCGTTACCAAGTATTGCCTCAGTATCTGAATTAGATTTGACCACATCGACGGGAACAGTAGGTACGCATGTGTTGTTACAAGGTGGCGTCGAAACACTGCATGAATCGTCTTCCGCTCGTAAAGGGACGCATGTGAAAGTTAGTAATCTCTTTTACAATACACCCGCACGCTTAAAATACATCAAAAGTTTACCAACGGAGTTAGGACATATTACGGATGTCATCAATCGCTTATCATTAGCACATCCTAATATATCTTTCCGCCTTGTGCATGATGGAAAATCAGTTTTACGTACGGCAGGAAA comes from Brochothrix thermosphacta DSM 20171 = FSL F6-1036 and encodes:
- the miaA gene encoding tRNA (adenosine(37)-N6)-dimethylallyltransferase MiaA, whose product is MSKRPVVALIGPTAVGKTALSLHLAQRFGSEIISGDSMQIYREMNIGTAKASAAEQKQVRHHMIDIVDPTTNFDVSQFVQTARQEIDAMPITAVPLIVGGTGLYIQSVLFDFKLGQAPDNPIVRAKYEQLLSEQGKVALFAELEANDPVSATLIHPNNTRRVIRALEVTEVTGIPFSQQQPEPPQAHYPHLIIGLNTERERLYERINQRVDQMMSEGLVAEVKALQSKLTATTAYQAIGYKEILDYLDGRCSYEAAVDLIKQRSRHYAKRQLTWFNNRMNVSWLDAEDPELLEKATKLVENFINNTKKTI
- a CDS encoding MerR family transcriptional regulator; the encoded protein is MANREIRRTFAVFPIGSVMKLTNFSARQIRYYEEQQLITPDRNQGNHRLFSLDDIDRLLEIRDFLDEGYTIADVRDIYRRRLESDKSDDAKTRRLLREEILNSGPFRQQGQMPGSTFRQ
- the glnA gene encoding type I glutamate--ammonia ligase codes for the protein MSYTKEDLLAIAETEHVKFVRLQFTDVNGTIKNVEVPVSQLDKALSNKMMFDGSSIDGFTRIEESDMLLYPDFNTWVIFPWTAEKGKVARLICDVYTPNLQPFTGDPRMNLKRVLKEMEAEGFTSFNLGPEPEFFLFKLDENGKPTLELNDNAGYFDLAPTDLGENCRRDIVLELEAMGFEIEASHHEVASGQHEIDWKYADAVSACDNIQTFKLVVKTIARKHGLHATFMPKPIYGINGSGMHFNMSLFNEKGNAFYDENGKDGLSELAYHFIAGILRHAKGYTAVTNPTVNSYKRLVPGYEAPSYIAWSSSNRSPLVRIPSSRGLSTRVELRSVDPSANPYLSMAVVLRAGLDGIKRKLEVPAPIDRNIYSMTASELEENGIDQLPSDLSRALEALSKDQTIIDGLGEHIYANFLELKNLEWDSYRTTVHAWEQEQYLELY
- a CDS encoding DUF1801 domain-containing protein translates to MTISEYIAAIDETRRSAYERLLTTVTNALPEGFVCIMQYDMPTFVIPKELYPAGYHVTPELPLPFLSIGVQKNHISLYHLGLYADPALLE
- a CDS encoding peptidylprolyl isomerase; this encodes MKKIALLLTLAIAMFTLAACSSSSKDDTSKKENSNNEAKTEKKTEPKLVQLDDKVEKGQPVATIETTEGTVKIKLFPKEAPKAVENFVTHAKDGYYDGLLFHRVIDNFMIQSGDPKGDGTGGESIWKKPFKNEISNNLYHFRGALAMANAGPDTNGSQFYIVQNKFLTADQIKNDSIQYTDSVKEAYEKLKGVPSLDGSYTVFGQTIEGLDIVDKIAETEVGANDKPEKDIKIKTIKITE
- a CDS encoding TIGR00282 family metallophosphoesterase, coding for MRILFIGDVVGSLGREMITTYLPLLKQKHQPNVTIINGENAASGRGITEKIYKKFMTDGAQMITMGNHTWDNRDIFEFIDDAKCLIRPANFPEGTPGKGLAYVRYNNVEVAVINLQGRTFLADLDDPFRKADELIAEARERTDMIFVDFHAETTSEKEAMGFYLDGRVSAIVGTHTHVQTADERILPRGTAYITDVGMTGPYDACLGMNKEAVISRFLTQMPTRFEVPKEGRTTLSGTLVDIDPKTGLAKRIERIVINEDHPFRPE
- a CDS encoding RicAFT regulatory complex protein RicA family protein, producing the protein MYSEDDIIKKTAELTAAIQKTEEVAFYREVEKQIAQNQKISQRVDQIKALQKEVVNLEHYQKVNAAKEINDQIDTLQESINELPIVQQFRHSQMDVNELLQLMMRNMSISVNEEMEKSTTKE
- the mutS gene encoding DNA mismatch repair protein MutS — translated: MAYTPMIQQYLAIKEQHQDAFLFFRLGDFYEMFFEDALKASQLLEITLTARDGGDQGKIPMCGVPYHAVQGYIDRLVGKGHKIAICEQVEDAKLAKGMVKREVVQVISQGTLMERGGLNEKENNYLAAVVEHASQQYGLAYCDLSTGEMAMTYFAADSQKLIDELSTINAKEVIMASDTDEALLEQLRLQLNVMISHNDALNCAKSHASLLSQTINEVEHQAVSRLLNYLDDTQKRDLTHLQPANHYELNLFMKIDFYSKRNLEITDSIRGKGRQGTLLWLLDETQTAMGGRMLKQWLDRPLIERSQIERRQDNVAALMTYFFERQELAQALKQVYDLERLSGRVAYGNVNARDLVQLRQSLQQIPAIKELLESMTDANLKTLGQRLNPVTELRTLLEEAVVDTPPIALKEGGMIRNGYNADLDVYQDAMHNGKSWLAALETQEREATGIKNLKIGYNRVFGYYIEITRSHLANVPEDRYERKQTLSNAERFITPELKEKERIILEAEEKSLALEYSLFLELREAVKAYIEPLQTLAKAISEIDVLQSFASVSESQQFTRPVFSNNREMNIVNGRHPVVEKVLGHQSYVANDCVMHNDRQLLLITGPNMSGKSTYMRQIALIAILAQVGCQVPATEAELPLFDQVFTRIGAADDLISGQSTFMVEMLEANNAIQNATPDSLILFDEIGRGTATYDGMALAQSMIEYIDENVHAKTLFSTHYHELTALSDTLEHLFNVHVTAVEEDGKVVFLHKIEEGPADQSYGIHVARLAHLPDALIERAGHILEQLEQKEQVIIQAPLERKTAPLPTVAVKEVVKEEQQPQQTLEEQQLSFFEEPVKQPAPSKAEQKIITRLNALDLLAMTPMEAMMSLYDIQKDLKAKK